In the genome of Ancylomarina subtilis, one region contains:
- a CDS encoding UDP-2,3-diacylglucosamine diphosphatase — MTTRKKIYFASDVHLGAPALNNNLEREKLFVKWLNQVKKDAKAIYLMGDIFDFWFEYRKAVPRGFTRFLGTLAEICDSGIEVHFFTGNHDIWVFDYLPQEIGVIVHHDVIKTEIYGKKFFLAHGDGLGPHDKGYKMLKKIFTNKFLQWAFARLHPNFAIGIAHKWSSHSRLSDGKVEADQFRGTDKEWLVLFANDILKNEDFDYFVFGHRHWPSDIQLDKNARYINTGDWISHFTYAVFDGESMELKNFEKPEA; from the coding sequence ATGACAACCAGAAAAAAAATATATTTTGCCTCTGATGTACACTTGGGAGCTCCTGCTCTAAACAATAATCTCGAACGAGAAAAGTTGTTTGTGAAGTGGCTCAATCAGGTAAAAAAAGATGCAAAAGCAATCTACCTGATGGGGGATATCTTTGATTTCTGGTTTGAATACCGAAAGGCTGTTCCCAGGGGATTTACCCGTTTTTTAGGCACGTTAGCCGAGATTTGCGATTCAGGAATTGAAGTGCATTTCTTCACGGGGAACCATGACATTTGGGTTTTTGATTATCTTCCTCAAGAAATTGGTGTTATCGTTCATCACGATGTCATAAAAACTGAAATTTATGGCAAAAAATTCTTTTTAGCTCATGGGGACGGCCTGGGTCCACACGACAAAGGTTACAAAATGCTAAAGAAGATTTTCACCAATAAATTCTTACAGTGGGCATTTGCCAGGTTGCATCCCAATTTTGCGATTGGTATAGCTCACAAGTGGTCTTCGCACAGCAGACTTAGCGATGGAAAAGTTGAAGCTGATCAATTTAGAGGCACTGACAAAGAATGGCTCGTCCTCTTTGCCAATGATATTCTGAAAAATGAAGATTTTGATTATTTTGTGTTCGGACATCGCCACTGGCCTTCAGATATACAACTTGACAAAAACGCCCGTTACATCAATACGGGGGATTGGATCTCTCATTTCACCTATGCGGTTTTCGATGGTGAATCAATGGAGCTAAAGAACTTTGAAAAACCGGAAGCATAG
- the rmuC gene encoding DNA recombination protein RmuC, with protein MEFLYLAIGVLKGMIIAWLILRKKLSFAEANHRAELLKKENMFILEKSELDQSKMKFEERANNLQNEKQELQTELAIERDKNEKLNRSVSISATERKNLEEKLDTQKKELEELQKRFTTEFENIANKILKENSKEFSSSNQKNMNEILSPIKEKLISFEKKVEETYDKELRDKISLREEVRKLYDLNTKISDEANNLTKALKGDVKKQGNWGEVVLERILERSGLTKGQEYDREVAMKNDNGQSIRPDVIIRLPEEKHIIVDSKVSLIAYERFVNSTTDEEREVFQKEHIASFKSHIKGLAEKHYQSSDSLNTPDFVLMFVPIESSFSVAVQADQELFGYAWDNKVVVVSPSTLLATLRTISSIWKQENQNRNVMEIARQGGALYDKFVGFVEDLIKLGKQMDGSQKLYQESMKKLYDGTGNLVGRAEKIRTLGAKVKKKLPQALLDRISEEKAVE; from the coding sequence ATGGAATTTTTATATCTCGCTATCGGAGTCTTAAAAGGAATGATAATCGCCTGGCTGATTTTAAGGAAAAAATTATCTTTTGCCGAAGCAAATCATCGTGCAGAACTGTTGAAAAAAGAGAATATGTTTATTCTTGAGAAGAGTGAATTGGATCAATCTAAAATGAAATTTGAAGAAAGAGCCAACAATCTTCAGAATGAAAAACAGGAATTACAGACAGAACTTGCGATAGAGAGAGACAAAAACGAGAAATTAAACCGTTCGGTTTCGATATCGGCTACCGAACGCAAGAACCTTGAAGAAAAACTCGATACTCAGAAAAAAGAACTCGAAGAACTTCAAAAGCGTTTCACCACTGAATTTGAGAATATTGCAAATAAAATCCTTAAAGAAAACTCAAAAGAATTCAGCAGTTCAAATCAAAAGAACATGAACGAAATCTTGAGTCCAATAAAGGAAAAGCTAATCTCTTTCGAGAAAAAAGTAGAAGAAACCTACGATAAAGAGTTGCGCGATAAGATCAGCTTACGAGAAGAAGTACGAAAACTTTACGATTTAAATACAAAGATTTCTGATGAAGCCAACAACTTGACTAAGGCTCTTAAGGGTGATGTGAAAAAGCAAGGTAATTGGGGCGAAGTTGTTCTTGAACGTATTCTTGAACGATCAGGACTAACCAAAGGTCAGGAATACGATAGAGAAGTTGCCATGAAAAATGACAATGGACAATCCATCCGCCCGGATGTGATCATTCGTCTACCGGAAGAAAAACACATTATTGTTGACTCAAAAGTATCACTTATAGCCTACGAGCGTTTTGTAAATTCGACGACTGACGAAGAGAGAGAAGTCTTCCAAAAAGAGCATATTGCTTCGTTTAAAAGTCATATAAAAGGCCTGGCAGAGAAACACTATCAAAGTTCAGATAGCTTAAACACCCCCGACTTTGTTTTAATGTTTGTACCCATTGAATCGTCATTCTCTGTTGCGGTACAGGCTGATCAGGAACTTTTCGGTTATGCCTGGGACAACAAAGTTGTAGTCGTCAGTCCATCCACATTGTTAGCAACTCTCCGTACGATCTCATCCATTTGGAAACAGGAAAACCAAAATAGAAACGTCATGGAAATTGCCCGTCAAGGTGGTGCCCTATACGATAAATTTGTTGGTTTTGTTGAAGATCTTATTAAGCTTGGCAAACAAATGGATGGTTCTCAAAAACTGTATCAGGAGTCGATGAAAAAACTTTATGATGGCACTGGTAATTTGGTTGGTCGTGCTGAAAAAATTCGCACACTAGGCGCCAAGGTTAAGAAAAAATTACCACAAGCTTTACTGGATAGAATCAGCGAGGAAAAAGCTGTAGAATAA
- a CDS encoding AI-2E family transporter: protein MNGKGKYLIAAVGMLFLGLIFWYFSAILAYIGIAVVLSFIGRPVVDFLNKATIKKHPIPTSVSAGLTLALLWLVMIVFFRTFIPMIVEEAKQLSDINVQSAVHSLDEPIRNIEAFVSKYSTEGSDFKIQALITENLSSVLKFSDISSVFGSLAGTVGGLFIALFSISFITFFFLKDSSLFVDSLVLLVPEKNEEGVRHVLESIKNLLMRYFVGLFFEVILVGTMVTIGLTIVGMGFSHAVVIGLFAGLINVIPYIGPIIGTMFGLIIGIATNLNVDFYTEVVPLLGYTALVFLIVQLIDNILFQPLIYSNSVNAHPLEIFIVILLAGSMSGILGMMLAIPAYTIFRVIAKEFFNKYRFVRKLTEKI from the coding sequence ATGAATGGAAAAGGGAAATATTTAATTGCGGCTGTCGGGATGCTTTTTTTAGGGCTTATATTTTGGTATTTCAGTGCCATATTAGCCTATATTGGAATTGCTGTTGTACTTTCTTTTATTGGGCGTCCGGTTGTCGATTTTCTCAATAAAGCAACTATTAAGAAGCATCCTATTCCAACAAGTGTTTCTGCCGGTTTAACCTTGGCTTTACTTTGGTTGGTTATGATCGTATTTTTTCGAACTTTCATTCCAATGATTGTTGAAGAAGCCAAACAGCTATCCGATATTAACGTGCAATCAGCCGTTCACAGCTTGGATGAACCCATTCGAAATATTGAAGCTTTTGTCTCAAAATATTCTACGGAAGGAAGTGATTTTAAAATTCAGGCCTTGATAACTGAGAATCTTTCTTCTGTTCTTAAATTTTCGGATATATCCTCTGTTTTTGGATCTCTTGCAGGAACCGTTGGGGGATTGTTTATCGCCTTATTTTCCATATCATTTATCACTTTTTTCTTTCTGAAAGACAGCAGTCTCTTTGTAGATTCCCTTGTCCTTTTAGTTCCTGAAAAGAATGAGGAGGGCGTTCGTCATGTTCTCGAATCAATTAAGAATTTATTGATGCGTTATTTTGTTGGCTTGTTTTTCGAAGTGATTCTCGTCGGAACAATGGTAACTATAGGTTTAACGATTGTGGGGATGGGATTCAGTCATGCCGTTGTGATTGGTTTGTTTGCTGGACTTATAAATGTAATCCCTTATATTGGGCCAATTATTGGGACCATGTTTGGTTTGATTATCGGAATTGCGACGAATCTTAACGTCGATTTTTATACTGAGGTTGTTCCACTTTTAGGTTATACGGCTCTTGTGTTTCTAATTGTTCAGTTGATTGATAATATCCTTTTTCAGCCACTCATTTATTCCAATAGTGTGAATGCACATCCTTTGGAGATTTTCATTGTGATTCTTTTGGCAGGCTCTATGTCGGGTATTTTAGGAATGATGTTAGCGATCCCTGCTTATACAATCTTTCGGGTGATTGCTAAGGAGTTTTTCAATAAATATCGCTTTGTCAGAAAACTGACGGAGAAGATATGA
- the lon gene encoding endopeptidase La: MSSKIEINIGNMGLTNLMDEDSDFIPIIADEDESAIDEFVVPDSLPILPLRNTVLFPGVVIPITVGREKSLKLVREVYANKGLLGAVSQIDYEVEEPEVDDMHKIGTVAQIIKILEMPDGTTTVILQGKKRFELEAMLHNEPFHVAKINTLKDIRPEKDNKEFKALVGSIKDIAIKVIKLSPHIPNEATFAIKNIEGSSFLINFISSNSEIKLKKKQGLLDISSLYDRAMKLLELLSAEVQILELKDDIQSKVKTDMDQQQREYLLHQQMKTIQDELGGNPGEEDVMELEEKALEKMWSDEVAEVFEKELKKLQRLNPAAAEYSVQLNYLQEMIDLPWNEYTKDNFDLKNAQNVLDADHFGLEKVKDRIIEHLAVLKLKGDLKSPILCLYGPPGVGKTSLGKSIASALDRKYVRMSLGGLHDEAEIRGHRKTYIGAMPGRIILGMKKAKSSNPVFILDEIDKVGADHKGDPSSALLEVLDPEQNNAFHDNFLDVDYDLSKVMFVATANNVGAIPAPLRDRMEMIDVSGYITEEKTEIAKRHLIPKQLENHGLTNDHVTISDEVIVQIIEKYTRESGVRGLDQKIAKLMRGVAKKVAMEDSYGKAIKVEELKSYLGAERFNRDKYQGNEFAGVVTGLAWTSVGGEILYVESSLSPGKGKLTLTGNLGDVMKESALLAQEYLRAHATKLDIKQEAFDNWNLHIHVPEGAIPKDGPSAGVTMITSIASAFTQRKVKKNLAMTGEITLRGKVLPVGGIREKILAAKRAGIKEIILCHENERDIDEIKPIYLKGLKFHYVEDVMDVLDIALMKQKVKEPVKI; this comes from the coding sequence ATGAGTAGTAAGATAGAAATCAATATAGGAAACATGGGCCTAACTAATTTGATGGATGAGGACTCTGATTTTATTCCAATTATTGCGGATGAGGATGAGAGTGCCATTGATGAATTTGTTGTGCCTGACAGTTTGCCAATTTTACCACTTCGAAATACAGTGCTTTTCCCAGGTGTGGTTATTCCAATCACAGTTGGGAGAGAGAAGTCGTTAAAGTTGGTAAGAGAAGTTTATGCGAATAAAGGACTTTTAGGGGCGGTTTCACAAATTGACTATGAGGTTGAAGAACCTGAAGTTGATGATATGCACAAAATTGGTACCGTGGCACAAATCATTAAGATTTTAGAAATGCCCGACGGAACCACCACTGTTATTTTGCAGGGGAAGAAACGTTTTGAGCTTGAAGCCATGTTGCATAATGAACCCTTTCATGTTGCAAAAATAAACACGCTTAAGGATATACGTCCGGAAAAGGACAATAAAGAATTCAAGGCTCTTGTAGGCTCAATAAAGGATATTGCTATCAAGGTGATTAAGTTGAGTCCTCATATTCCTAATGAGGCGACTTTTGCGATTAAGAATATTGAAGGTTCATCTTTTCTAATCAATTTTATATCGAGCAATTCGGAAATAAAATTGAAGAAGAAACAAGGTCTTCTTGATATCAGTTCATTGTATGACAGAGCAATGAAACTATTGGAGCTTTTATCTGCTGAGGTTCAAATTTTAGAGCTGAAAGATGATATTCAGTCTAAGGTGAAAACTGACATGGATCAGCAACAGCGAGAGTACTTGTTGCATCAGCAAATGAAAACCATTCAGGACGAGCTAGGAGGAAACCCTGGTGAGGAAGATGTGATGGAGCTCGAAGAAAAGGCTCTTGAAAAAATGTGGAGTGATGAAGTGGCTGAAGTTTTTGAGAAAGAACTGAAAAAGTTGCAACGTCTGAATCCTGCAGCTGCTGAATATTCAGTGCAGTTGAATTACCTTCAGGAAATGATTGATCTGCCTTGGAACGAATATACTAAGGATAATTTCGATCTGAAAAATGCACAGAACGTGTTAGATGCCGATCATTTTGGATTGGAGAAAGTAAAGGATCGTATTATTGAGCATTTGGCTGTTTTGAAATTGAAGGGAGATTTAAAATCACCAATTCTATGCTTATATGGCCCTCCGGGTGTTGGTAAAACTTCACTAGGGAAATCAATTGCCAGTGCACTTGATAGAAAATACGTGAGAATGTCACTGGGTGGTTTGCACGATGAGGCCGAAATCCGTGGACATAGAAAAACATATATAGGTGCCATGCCTGGTCGTATCATTCTAGGTATGAAAAAGGCGAAGTCATCTAATCCGGTTTTTATTTTAGACGAGATTGATAAGGTGGGGGCAGATCATAAAGGTGATCCGTCATCAGCTTTACTTGAGGTTTTGGATCCGGAGCAGAATAATGCTTTCCATGATAATTTCCTTGATGTGGACTACGACTTATCTAAGGTGATGTTTGTTGCGACAGCAAATAATGTTGGTGCTATTCCAGCGCCTCTGCGCGATCGTATGGAAATGATTGATGTGAGTGGTTATATCACAGAGGAAAAAACCGAGATTGCTAAACGTCATCTGATACCGAAACAATTGGAAAATCATGGCCTGACAAATGATCATGTTACGATTTCTGATGAAGTGATTGTTCAGATTATTGAGAAATATACACGTGAATCAGGTGTGCGTGGTTTAGATCAGAAGATTGCCAAATTGATGCGTGGTGTCGCTAAGAAAGTGGCTATGGAAGATAGTTACGGCAAGGCGATAAAAGTTGAAGAACTGAAATCCTACTTGGGTGCCGAACGTTTCAATCGTGATAAGTATCAGGGGAATGAGTTTGCAGGTGTTGTGACCGGTTTGGCCTGGACATCAGTAGGAGGAGAGATTCTTTATGTTGAGTCAAGTTTAAGTCCGGGTAAAGGTAAGTTAACACTTACAGGTAATCTGGGAGATGTGATGAAAGAATCGGCTCTATTGGCTCAGGAATATTTGAGAGCACATGCAACGAAGCTTGATATTAAACAAGAAGCCTTTGATAATTGGAATCTTCATATTCACGTTCCGGAAGGAGCAATTCCTAAGGATGGACCGTCTGCAGGTGTCACTATGATTACATCTATCGCTTCAGCGTTTACGCAACGTAAAGTGAAGAAAAATCTGGCTATGACCGGTGAGATTACTCTAAGAGGAAAAGTCTTGCCTGTAGGAGGAATTCGTGAGAAAATTTTGGCTGCCAAGCGTGCAGGAATCAAAGAGATTATTCTTTGCCACGAGAATGAAAGGGATATCGATGAGATTAAACCAATTTATTTAAAAGGTTTAAAATTCCATTATGTAGAAGATGTAATGGATGTTCTTGATATTGCTTTGATGAAACAAAAAGTAAAGGAACCCGTTAAAATTTAA
- a CDS encoding GlmU family protein: MNYILFDNESWQNFLPLTFTRPISEIRLGILKISEKWTKFLDQEISYLTQDYLSKKYPTKRDSENILINACVLPNKALVDAISSLSQGQAIVCNGILIAIALDAEGLSGFDASLPKITEKLTFEGELQRIEKTYDIFQLNDKALRDDFELLTAGRKSQPISKTVNVLGEENIFLEEGAKVEFATLNANEGPIYIGKDAEIMEGALVRGPLAMCEHSALKLGAKVYGATTLGPYCKSGGELSNVVFLGYANKAHDGFLGNAVIGEWCNIGADTNNSNLKNNYSEVKLWNYKSNRFDKTGLQFCGTIMGDHSKCGINTMLNTGTVIGVSANVYGAGFPRNFIPSFSMGGNHGFQEYRLNAAHDVAQLVMQRRGLEFDEIEKDIMDHVFEMTAKYRKSF, from the coding sequence ATGAACTATATTCTTTTTGATAATGAAAGCTGGCAGAACTTTCTGCCATTAACATTTACACGTCCGATCTCTGAAATAAGATTGGGGATTCTAAAGATCTCTGAGAAGTGGACTAAATTCCTCGATCAGGAAATCAGCTATTTGACTCAGGATTATCTTTCGAAAAAATATCCAACTAAGCGAGACTCTGAAAATATTCTGATTAATGCCTGTGTTTTACCCAATAAGGCGTTAGTTGATGCGATTTCATCATTATCTCAAGGACAAGCAATAGTTTGTAATGGAATTTTAATTGCAATTGCATTAGATGCCGAGGGCTTGTCGGGCTTTGATGCTTCATTACCTAAAATTACTGAGAAGCTTACTTTTGAAGGTGAATTGCAGCGTATTGAAAAGACTTACGACATTTTTCAATTGAATGATAAAGCTCTTCGCGATGATTTTGAACTCTTAACTGCGGGAAGAAAATCTCAACCGATTAGTAAGACTGTAAATGTACTTGGTGAAGAGAATATCTTTTTGGAAGAGGGTGCAAAAGTGGAATTTGCGACACTTAACGCAAACGAAGGTCCTATCTATATTGGCAAAGATGCCGAGATTATGGAAGGGGCATTGGTTCGTGGTCCTTTGGCTATGTGCGAACATTCAGCTTTGAAGCTTGGAGCAAAAGTCTATGGTGCAACAACTTTAGGTCCTTATTGCAAGTCGGGAGGGGAGTTGAGCAATGTGGTATTTTTGGGTTATGCCAATAAAGCACATGATGGATTTCTTGGTAATGCAGTTATTGGTGAATGGTGTAATATTGGTGCAGATACCAATAATTCGAATTTGAAAAACAACTATTCGGAAGTGAAGCTTTGGAATTATAAATCAAATCGATTTGATAAAACAGGTTTGCAGTTTTGTGGGACCATAATGGGTGATCATTCCAAATGTGGTATCAATACCATGCTAAATACAGGAACTGTTATCGGTGTTAGTGCAAATGTGTATGGAGCGGGTTTTCCCCGAAACTTTATTCCATCTTTTTCAATGGGAGGAAATCATGGTTTTCAGGAATACAGATTAAACGCCGCACACGATGTGGCCCAATTGGTGATGCAACGCCGAGGTCTGGAGTTCGATGAAATCGAAAAAGACATTATGGATCATGTGTTTGAGATGACAGCTAAATATCGAAAATCTTTCTAA
- a CDS encoding type B 50S ribosomal protein L31, translating into MKQGIHPENYRLVAFKDMSNETVFITKSTARTKETIEIDNVEYPLVKLEISNTSHPFYTGKMTLIDTAGRVDKFMNKYKKHLKK; encoded by the coding sequence ATGAAACAAGGAATACATCCGGAAAACTACCGTCTTGTAGCTTTTAAAGACATGTCAAACGAGACTGTTTTTATCACTAAGTCAACAGCTAGAACTAAAGAGACTATCGAGATTGATAACGTTGAGTACCCATTGGTAAAGCTTGAGATCTCTAACACTTCTCACCCTTTCTACACTGGTAAGATGACTCTAATCGATACTGCAGGACGTGTTGATAAGTTTATGAACAAATACAAGAAACACCTTAAGAAATAA
- a CDS encoding GNAT family N-acetyltransferase: MNIIEVVNDSQKQLFLDLSRILYKNDPNFACPLDGEIDGIFNPKENSFYKHGEAIRWILTNESGEPIGRIAAFINTNKAYTFDQPTGGCGFFECIDNKEAAFLLFDTAKNWLKERGMEAMDGPINFGENDNHWGLLVDGFIPQGYGMPYHKAYYQNFFESYGFKVFFEQYSYHLDRTKGLSKRFLKIAEWIAKKPGFEFEHFKFSNSEKYINDIIEVYNEAWKFHDNFTPIDIEDIRKIAKEGKGILEEDFIWFAYHEGKPIAFFVTMPDLNQILRKMNGKLGFWNKLKFFYYLKRKTITRARITIMGVVPKYQRFGIESAIFFHMNEAIKKKPHYTELELSWVGDFNPKMISIYESVGGVRMKTHYTYRYLFDRNKPFKRTPIIPLENRGTKASEE; encoded by the coding sequence ATGAATATAATAGAAGTTGTTAATGATAGTCAAAAGCAGTTGTTTTTAGACCTGTCTCGAATTCTTTATAAAAATGATCCTAATTTTGCTTGTCCTTTGGATGGGGAAATTGATGGCATATTCAATCCTAAGGAAAATTCGTTTTATAAGCATGGTGAAGCTATTCGTTGGATACTAACCAATGAGTCTGGCGAGCCGATTGGACGAATTGCAGCTTTTATTAATACCAATAAGGCTTATACATTCGATCAACCTACAGGAGGTTGTGGTTTTTTTGAATGTATAGATAATAAAGAGGCCGCTTTTTTACTTTTTGATACCGCAAAAAACTGGTTGAAAGAAAGAGGAATGGAAGCCATGGATGGACCGATCAATTTTGGTGAAAATGATAACCATTGGGGCTTGTTGGTTGATGGTTTTATACCACAGGGGTATGGTATGCCTTATCACAAAGCCTATTATCAGAATTTTTTCGAATCTTATGGATTCAAGGTCTTTTTTGAACAATACAGCTATCATTTGGATAGAACGAAGGGATTGTCAAAACGTTTTTTGAAAATTGCTGAATGGATTGCGAAAAAACCCGGATTTGAATTTGAACACTTTAAGTTTTCTAATTCGGAGAAATATATCAACGATATTATTGAGGTTTATAATGAGGCTTGGAAGTTTCATGATAATTTTACACCTATTGATATTGAAGACATTCGCAAAATAGCCAAAGAAGGTAAGGGGATACTTGAAGAAGATTTTATTTGGTTTGCGTATCACGAAGGAAAGCCAATTGCGTTTTTTGTGACCATGCCGGATTTAAATCAGATTCTGAGAAAAATGAATGGGAAACTCGGTTTTTGGAATAAGTTGAAGTTCTTTTATTATCTCAAGCGGAAAACCATTACCCGTGCTCGTATTACGATTATGGGGGTGGTGCCAAAATATCAGCGATTCGGAATTGAGTCGGCAATATTTTTTCATATGAATGAGGCGATTAAAAAGAAACCTCATTACACCGAATTGGAGTTGTCCTGGGTTGGTGACTTTAATCCTAAAATGATCTCGATTTATGAGTCGGTTGGTGGGGTTAGAATGAAAACACATTACACCTATCGTTACCTTTTCGACCGCAATAAGCCCTTTAAAAGAACACCTATTATCCCTCTGGAAAACAGAGGAACTAAGGCTTCTGAAGAATAA
- a CDS encoding Bax inhibitor-1/YccA family protein, which yields MSLTKSSNPAFSDKFFAKASYGTYEDTMTVSGTVNKIALMLLLVVSAASYTWGLYFESVQTGGLSTVIMPWMIGGGIAGFVLALITMFKPVWSPFTAPVYAVCEGLLLGGLSASFNAIYPGIVMQAVGLTFAILFMMLFAYKSGMIKVNKKFRTGVIAATGGICLFYLASWVLSMFGVNMGFAFGNSLVSIGISLFVVAIASLNLVLDFDFIEKGAQKGAPKYMEWYGAFGIMLTLIWLYLEILRLLSKISSRN from the coding sequence ATGAGTTTAACAAAGAGTTCAAATCCCGCTTTTAGTGATAAGTTTTTTGCAAAAGCAAGCTATGGTACTTATGAAGATACCATGACGGTTAGTGGCACTGTAAACAAAATTGCCTTAATGTTGTTGTTGGTTGTTTCTGCAGCGAGTTATACCTGGGGCTTGTATTTTGAATCGGTTCAGACGGGTGGTTTATCTACAGTGATTATGCCTTGGATGATTGGTGGCGGTATTGCTGGTTTTGTATTGGCTTTAATCACGATGTTTAAACCTGTATGGTCACCGTTCACAGCTCCTGTTTATGCAGTTTGCGAAGGTTTGCTTTTGGGTGGACTTTCAGCCTCTTTCAATGCGATATACCCGGGTATCGTTATGCAGGCCGTTGGTTTAACTTTTGCCATCCTATTTATGATGCTTTTTGCGTATAAATCAGGAATGATAAAAGTAAATAAGAAGTTTAGAACGGGTGTTATTGCCGCGACAGGAGGTATTTGTCTGTTTTATTTAGCATCGTGGGTTTTAAGTATGTTTGGTGTAAATATGGGGTTTGCTTTTGGAAATAGCTTGGTCAGTATTGGCATTAGTCTTTTTGTGGTTGCAATTGCATCTTTAAATTTGGTTTTAGATTTCGACTTTATTGAAAAAGGTGCTCAGAAAGGCGCTCCAAAATATATGGAATGGTATGGCGCTTTTGGTATCATGTTAACTTTAATATGGCTTTATCTTGAGATTTTAAGATTACTTTCAAAGATCTCCAGTCGTAACTAA
- a CDS encoding DNA alkylation repair protein, with protein sequence MEFYIDDEQVEKQFQELFKEILQLRNGEVHSEMKKYGLNYSKALGASVINLKELAEKYEPNHLLAQKLWSKAFRESRIVATLLEQPEAMSELQLKRWVEESESNEILEQLCMNLLVNLSDLENLLPNWMTSEDEKLILCATMIVGRLALIDKTRESRLFESFVSLLPACPRHTYLIKQLPRALGKIARRTDELKGLVFAQTQSLKDSDDKWLEIYEELMAEFPDEK encoded by the coding sequence ATGGAATTTTATATAGACGATGAACAGGTAGAAAAACAATTTCAGGAATTGTTTAAAGAGATTCTTCAGTTAAGAAACGGGGAAGTTCATTCTGAAATGAAAAAATATGGATTGAATTATTCGAAGGCTCTTGGAGCTTCAGTAATCAACTTGAAAGAATTGGCTGAAAAATACGAGCCGAATCATTTGTTGGCTCAGAAATTGTGGAGTAAGGCTTTTCGTGAGAGTCGTATTGTTGCGACGCTTCTCGAGCAACCCGAAGCAATGAGTGAATTGCAGTTGAAGCGATGGGTTGAGGAATCTGAAAGTAACGAGATATTGGAGCAGTTATGCATGAATCTTTTAGTTAATCTATCAGATTTAGAGAATCTTTTGCCAAACTGGATGACGTCTGAAGACGAGAAGTTAATCCTTTGTGCAACGATGATTGTCGGTCGATTGGCTTTAATTGACAAAACCAGAGAGAGTAGATTGTTTGAATCTTTTGTCAGTTTACTGCCAGCCTGTCCGCGACACACTTATTTGATAAAACAATTGCCACGAGCTTTGGGAAAGATTGCGCGAAGAACAGATGAATTGAAGGGATTGGTATTTGCCCAAACGCAAAGCCTGAAAGATTCTGATGATAAGTGGCTTGAAATATACGAAGAACTAATGGCTGAATTTCCAGATGAAAAATGA
- a CDS encoding DMT family transporter, whose protein sequence is MNRKSLLVYGSIILAMLFWSFSFVWVKVVYLVYNPVTTVFLRLLISSALIFAFGKGFKKISPIDKSDRPSLLVLAFLEPFLYFMGESFGLKFVSSTVGAVVISTIPLFASIAAYYFHKEKLNNMNVIGIIVSILGVGIIIFDKSLSLIVSPIGLFCLFVAVGSAVAYSLVLKNLASKYNAVTLITYQNTLGIIYFLPVFLIFDWQNFIHATPTKEVMIALLLLAVFASTLAFVFFTYGLTHLGITKSNIFINAIPVFTAIFAYFVLGEILNFQKIAGMMVVISGLFLSQLKFRRKAV, encoded by the coding sequence ATGAATCGAAAATCGTTGCTTGTGTATGGCAGTATAATTCTAGCCATGTTATTCTGGAGTTTTTCTTTTGTGTGGGTTAAAGTTGTTTATTTGGTTTACAACCCCGTCACAACTGTTTTCCTGCGCCTACTCATTTCCTCTGCGCTTATATTTGCTTTTGGGAAAGGTTTCAAAAAAATAAGTCCAATTGATAAAAGTGATAGACCGAGTCTTTTGGTGTTGGCGTTTCTCGAACCTTTTCTCTATTTCATGGGCGAAAGTTTTGGATTAAAATTTGTTTCCTCAACCGTTGGCGCTGTTGTCATCTCAACCATTCCCCTATTTGCATCCATAGCGGCTTATTATTTCCACAAGGAAAAATTAAATAACATGAATGTCATAGGCATCATAGTTTCCATATTGGGGGTTGGGATTATTATTTTCGACAAAAGTCTTTCTTTGATTGTATCTCCCATTGGTTTATTCTGCCTGTTTGTTGCTGTAGGATCTGCAGTTGCATATTCACTTGTCTTAAAAAACCTGGCTTCAAAATACAACGCAGTCACCCTAATCACCTATCAGAATACACTGGGGATCATTTATTTTCTTCCAGTCTTCTTAATATTCGACTGGCAAAATTTCATCCATGCAACACCAACTAAGGAAGTGATGATTGCATTGCTTTTACTTGCAGTATTTGCTTCAACTTTGGCATTCGTTTTCTTTACTTACGGCTTAACTCATTTGGGAATCACCAAAAGCAACATCTTCATTAATGCGATACCCGTATTTACAGCCATATTCGCTTATTTTGTATTAGGTGAGATTTTAAATTTTCAAAAAATTGCAGGTATGATGGTCGTTATAAGCGGCTTATTTTTATCGCAGCTTAAATTTAGAAGAAAAGCAGTATAA